Proteins encoded by one window of Nicotiana tabacum cultivar K326 chromosome 10, ASM71507v2, whole genome shotgun sequence:
- the LOC107782044 gene encoding uncharacterized protein LOC107782044, with product MSSSMSLLRNSIPLISILVPPYLLFASFSGYGVISISITTSVLIVSTLAFTFSKQRNSIQKKSVQEVEKQEQEAVPNSQLMEQTPQVKQMVSDQQPQNANFGQVEEILAVKKPGNENGVAQILDLYSESSSLGRHSSSSEDSDIDWPFSDISDVYEEDNLIEIDISIGSIKCSGFEISA from the exons ATGTCTTCTTCTATGTCTCTACTCAGAAACTCAATACCACTGATTTCTATTCTGGTTCCACCATACTTGTTATTTGCCAGTTTTTCAGGATATGGGGTTATTTCTATTTCTATCACAACTTCAGTTTTAATTGTATCTACTTTAGCTTTCACATTCTCAAAACAAAGAAATAGTATCCAAAAGAAATCAGTCCAAGAAGTAGAAAAACAAGAACAAGAAGCAGTTCCCAACAGTCAGCTAATGGAACAAACACCTCAAGTTAAGCAAATGGTATCAGACCAACAACCTCAAAATGCAAACTTTGGACAAGTTGAGGAAATTTTAGCAGTCAAGAAACCTGGAAATGAAAATGGGGTGGCTCAAATTCTTGATTTATATTCAGAAAGTTCAAGTCTTGGTAGgcattcatcttcaagtgaagaTTCTGATATTGATTGGCCATTCTCAG ATATAAGTGATGTGTATGAAGAAGACAATTTGATTGAGATTGATATATCCATTGGATCCATCAAATGTTCTGGATTTGAAATTTCAGCATAA